A part of bacterium genomic DNA contains:
- the lptC gene encoding LPS export ABC transporter periplasmic protein LptC, with product MSKKTLISIIILCVLTILSVWVFFSDSGENVKLNTEKSSSVKKTEEEKVKVSDLIITETNEGKKFWEVVAASGNYDKGVDIITLKNIKGNFYKNNTVVLSVEAPLAIYNSAKKEVVLKNGARAANNKNVLITAGEICWAGKTDTITATRNVKIIQDDKMLTTSDKSVFNSSFTKMKLSGNSNSYVYK from the coding sequence ATGTCTAAAAAAACTTTAATATCTATAATTATTTTGTGTGTTTTAACAATTTTAAGTGTGTGGGTCTTTTTCTCTGATTCAGGAGAAAACGTAAAACTAAATACAGAAAAATCTTCTTCCGTAAAAAAAACTGAAGAAGAAAAAGTAAAAGTTTCTGATTTAATAATTACAGAAACCAATGAAGGAAAAAAATTCTGGGAAGTTGTAGCCGCAAGCGGAAATTATGATAAAGGTGTTGATATAATAACACTGAAAAACATAAAAGGTAATTTTTATAAAAATAATACAGTAGTTCTTAGTGTAGAAGCTCCTCTTGCTATTTATAACAGTGCTAAAAAAGAAGTTGTTTTGAAAAACGGAGCAAGGGCTGCAAATAACAAAAATGTACTTATAACTGCCGGAGAAATTTGCTGGGCTGGTAAAACAGACACGATAACTGCAACAAGAAACGTTAAGATAATTCAAGATGATAAAATGCTTACAACAAGCGACAAGTCAGTATTCAATTCGTCCTTTACCAAGATGAAACTTAGCGGAAATTCAAACAGCTATGTGTACAAATAA
- a CDS encoding LptA/OstA family protein: protein MKKQIIIKTLIITGIISLLTVPVLSYAENINIQADKQTFDGKTTNFEGKVSVDYQNINVKSPKVVVKSDANGKTETATFLNGAHAVKTDGSTQSEIKANIINLSLLKNRIKAEGNAESAVFENKKPIVHISAATQEFDIAKNIIVATDNVKIDYQEIKTKSNKARISIDADGNLKKVELIGKAIVNQDKSVINADDVLYNAVTNEMVAYGNVNSTTILDDGTPVDIVSEFQQYDKGTQTLITSGHVKINYKGYVAVGPKAIFIPDANSAKTGNSGKPNKIVFIGRSKIIEGERHVEADKIEITVNPKNFTAEGNVKTRFTQVQSIKDMKKQKS, encoded by the coding sequence ATGAAAAAGCAAATAATCATTAAAACATTAATAATTACAGGCATAATTTCTTTATTGACAGTACCGGTTCTGTCTTATGCAGAAAATATAAATATTCAGGCAGATAAACAGACTTTTGACGGCAAGACAACAAATTTTGAAGGAAAAGTAAGCGTTGACTACCAAAATATAAATGTTAAAAGTCCAAAAGTTGTAGTAAAAAGTGATGCTAACGGAAAAACAGAAACAGCAACTTTTTTGAACGGAGCACATGCAGTCAAAACTGACGGTTCTACCCAGAGTGAAATAAAAGCCAACATAATAAATCTATCCCTGTTAAAAAACAGAATTAAAGCCGAAGGAAACGCAGAATCTGCTGTTTTTGAGAATAAAAAACCGATAGTTCATATATCTGCCGCAACTCAGGAATTTGATATAGCTAAAAATATCATAGTAGCTACTGATAACGTAAAAATAGATTATCAGGAAATAAAAACAAAATCTAATAAGGCAAGAATAAGTATAGATGCTGACGGAAACCTTAAAAAAGTTGAACTTATCGGCAAGGCAATCGTTAATCAGGATAAAAGTGTAATTAATGCTGATGATGTTCTTTATAATGCTGTTACAAACGAAATGGTAGCCTATGGCAATGTAAATTCTACAACAATTCTGGATGACGGAACTCCTGTTGATATAGTTTCAGAATTTCAGCAATATGATAAAGGAACTCAAACCCTTATAACAAGCGGGCATGTTAAAATTAATTATAAAGGCTATGTTGCAGTAGGACCTAAAGCTATTTTTATTCCTGATGCAAATTCGGCAAAAACCGGTAATTCCGGTAAACCTAATAAAATTGTTTTCATCGGAAGATCCAAAATTATTGAAGGCGAAAGACATGTTGAAGCCGATAAAATAGAAATAACAGTAAATCCAAAGAACTTTACAGCCGAAGGTAATGTAAAAACAAGATTTACTCAGGTACAAAGTATAAAAGACATGAAAAAACAAAAGAGTTAA
- the lptB gene encoding LPS export ABC transporter ATP-binding protein: MPIIAQGLKKIYNDRTVVNEVSFEVNPGEVVGLLGPNGAGKTTTFYMLVGLVKPNTGKIILDGQDLTNLPIHMRARAGIGYLPQETSIFRKLTIEENIDLVLEMNKKLTKADRKEKMEYLLEDFGLTKLRKSPSVQLSGGERRRVEIARALAADPKFILLDEPFTGIDPIAILDIQQNIKALVERGIGVLLTDHNPKATLAITNRAYIIFDGCIKVQGTSQEVAEDEIAKKFYLGEDFEL, encoded by the coding sequence ATGCCAATAATTGCACAGGGACTAAAAAAAATATATAACGACAGAACCGTTGTAAATGAGGTTTCTTTTGAAGTAAATCCGGGCGAAGTTGTAGGACTTCTCGGTCCAAATGGGGCAGGCAAAACAACAACTTTTTATATGCTGGTAGGGCTTGTAAAACCGAATACAGGAAAAATTATTCTTGACGGTCAGGATTTGACAAACTTGCCTATTCACATGAGAGCAAGGGCAGGAATCGGCTATTTGCCGCAGGAAACTTCAATATTCAGGAAACTTACAATTGAAGAAAATATTGATCTGGTTCTTGAAATGAATAAAAAGCTCACAAAAGCCGATAGAAAAGAAAAAATGGAATATCTTCTGGAGGATTTTGGACTTACAAAACTGAGAAAAAGTCCCAGTGTTCAACTTTCAGGTGGAGAAAGAAGACGTGTTGAAATCGCAAGAGCTCTGGCAGCAGATCCTAAATTTATCTTACTGGATGAACCTTTTACGGGAATTGACCCTATTGCCATTCTTGATATTCAGCAAAATATAAAAGCACTTGTAGAAAGAGGTATAGGCGTACTGCTGACAGACCACAATCCAAAGGCTACTCTGGCTATAACAAACAGGGCTTATATAATTTTTGACGGCTGTATAAAAGTACAGGGTACCAGTCAGGAAGTTGCTGAAGATGAAATTGCCAAAAAATTCTATTTAGGAGAGGACTTTGAACTTTAA
- a CDS encoding LptF/LptG family permease, with protein sequence MNFKYITILDRYIFKQVLTATLVGIVVFIVVWISPEILFKIIRNTIYGEITFQTAIKLFLFEIPEILGKAIPVGLMIGSLFVFDRLSKDSELTIIRGVGVSLQRLFVPIVILSIIGSGICYFVYKDLIPYSTFEIKKLKNEVFQSHFVYMDKAPSGKPKNVLIVGGYDGNNISLIKYLMFSDRVSSDAPLIKSIITSNSAEIKNGYWVLNKGIEYKIASNGVYEKIIPFNKMRIFDEKSSEQAKKLLVFSTKRSKEMTNTELKSYMQVLKAVEMNDEYRLALSKYYQRFAQSIGCVLFAICGVLLGFSRPREKRFVGFSLGVSLIFVYYIILPFLDMLAQTGILTPFLVAWVPNLIIIATIYSLIKYKEL encoded by the coding sequence TTGAACTTTAAATATATAACTATTCTTGATAGATACATATTTAAACAAGTTTTAACTGCTACTTTAGTCGGGATAGTTGTATTTATCGTAGTTTGGATATCTCCGGAAATCTTATTCAAAATTATTAGAAATACTATTTATGGCGAAATCACTTTTCAAACAGCAATAAAACTTTTTTTATTCGAAATTCCCGAGATTTTAGGCAAAGCCATACCGGTAGGATTAATGATAGGAAGCCTGTTTGTTTTTGACAGACTTAGCAAAGATTCTGAGCTTACTATAATAAGAGGGGTAGGAGTCAGCCTTCAGAGATTATTTGTTCCGATAGTAATTTTAAGCATTATCGGAAGCGGTATTTGTTATTTTGTATATAAAGATTTAATTCCTTACAGTACTTTTGAAATTAAAAAGCTTAAAAATGAAGTATTTCAAAGCCACTTTGTTTATATGGATAAAGCCCCTTCAGGGAAGCCCAAAAATGTTCTTATTGTAGGAGGTTATGACGGAAATAACATTTCTTTGATAAAATATTTAATGTTTTCAGACAGGGTAAGCTCGGATGCCCCTCTTATTAAGTCTATAATTACTTCAAACAGCGCAGAAATCAAAAACGGATATTGGGTTTTAAACAAGGGAATAGAATATAAAATAGCTTCTAACGGTGTTTATGAAAAAATAATTCCTTTCAATAAAATGCGTATTTTTGATGAAAAATCTTCAGAGCAGGCAAAAAAACTTCTGGTGTTTTCTACAAAAAGATCAAAAGAAATGACTAATACCGAGCTGAAGAGTTATATGCAAGTTTTAAAAGCTGTTGAAATGAATGATGAGTACAGACTTGCGCTGAGCAAATATTATCAGCGATTTGCCCAGTCGATTGGATGTGTGCTTTTTGCTATATGTGGTGTTTTATTAGGCTTTAGCCGTCCGAGAGAAAAAAGATTTGTCGGATTTTCTTTAGGTGTTTCTTTGATATTTGTCTATTATATAATTTTGCCGTTTCTTGATATGCTTGCACAAACAGGTATTTTAACCCCGTTTTTAGTTGCATGGGTTCCAAATTTGATTATAATAGCGACAATTTACAGTCTAATTAAATATAAAGAACTTTAA
- the rsfS gene encoding ribosome silencing factor yields MTKENIYQIACAVAKVLDNKLAKDITILNIKNVSSIADYFVICSAETTTQVKALSGYVEDTVEKVYGLKPKGTETDSKNRWHLLDYGDIIVHIMHKEERQYYAIEKFWSHACKINQEEWEQEAESLKID; encoded by the coding sequence TTGACAAAAGAAAACATTTATCAAATAGCATGTGCTGTGGCAAAAGTTCTTGATAACAAACTTGCTAAAGATATAACTATATTGAACATAAAAAATGTTTCATCGATTGCGGATTATTTTGTAATTTGCAGCGCTGAAACAACTACTCAGGTAAAAGCTCTTTCCGGATATGTAGAAGATACCGTTGAAAAAGTTTATGGACTAAAACCTAAAGGAACTGAAACAGACTCAAAAAACAGATGGCATTTGTTGGATTATGGCGATATTATTGTCCATATTATGCATAAAGAAGAAAGACAATACTACGCAATAGAAAAATTCTGGAGCCATGCCTGCAAAATTAATCAGGAAGAATGGGAGCAGGAAGCTGAAAGCTTGAAAATCGATTAA
- a CDS encoding radical SAM protein, producing the protein MSTQLGFQAPSVELKKLNNIWLLVSGFTCNLKCRHCYLNCGQSNKTKGFLNLDKIKTALEGVKNTQIEEIYLYGGEPFLNRDINNIIRYCLKITNVIIVTNGTLINDKKAKFLRQIEQDHDYELIFRISLDHYTESKNDEIRGKGSFRKIMTGIENLVNYGFNPIVSAVNIWDEDEQSLKEGFLNLLSKLDFQPTDINIKIIPVIKTGEYEKNYSSYKEDDIVTQEGIKNCNKDLFDCANSRVITDSGVYACPALLNDPRGKVGNTLSESSQKFYLEPNVCYTCQTSNKNIFTNNWS; encoded by the coding sequence ATGTCAACACAGCTAGGATTTCAAGCACCATCTGTAGAATTAAAAAAATTAAATAATATATGGTTGTTAGTATCAGGATTTACATGTAATTTAAAATGTCGTCATTGTTATTTAAATTGCGGTCAGAGTAATAAAACAAAAGGATTTCTTAATCTGGATAAAATAAAAACAGCACTTGAAGGTGTAAAAAATACTCAGATTGAAGAAATTTATTTATATGGCGGAGAACCTTTTCTTAATAGGGATATCAATAATATAATAAGATATTGTCTAAAAATTACAAATGTAATAATTGTAACAAACGGGACTTTAATTAATGATAAAAAAGCAAAATTTCTCAGGCAAATTGAACAGGATCACGATTATGAGCTTATTTTCAGAATAAGTTTAGACCATTATACTGAAAGCAAAAATGATGAAATAAGAGGAAAAGGCTCTTTTAGAAAAATCATGACCGGCATAGAAAACCTTGTAAATTATGGTTTCAATCCCATAGTTTCTGCTGTTAATATTTGGGATGAAGATGAACAGAGCTTAAAAGAAGGATTTTTAAATTTATTATCAAAGCTTGATTTTCAACCGACAGATATAAATATAAAAATAATTCCGGTAATTAAAACCGGCGAATATGAAAAAAATTATTCTTCTTACAAAGAAGATGACATCGTTACGCAAGAAGGTATTAAAAATTGCAATAAAGATTTGTTTGATTGTGCAAACTCAAGGGTAATTACAGACAGCGGTGTGTATGCATGCCCCGCTCTTTTAAATGATCCTCGCGGAAAAGTCGGAAACACGCTCTCTGAATCTTCTCAAAAATTCTATCTTGAACCAAACGTTTGTTATACCTGTCAGACCAGCAACAAAAATATTTTTACAAACAACTGGAGTTAA